Proteins encoded in a region of the Flavobacterium sp. PMTSA4 genome:
- the mscL gene encoding large conductance mechanosensitive channel protein MscL gives MGMISEFKEFIAKGNAMDLAVGVIIGAAFGAIVNSLVSDVITPALLNPALKAAQVENLAELKTDGGILYGKFLAAVISFLVIAFVIFLMVKGLNSMKKKEEAAPAAPAGPTQEELLTQIRDLLKK, from the coding sequence ATGGGAATGATTTCAGAATTTAAAGAATTTATTGCAAAAGGTAACGCAATGGATTTAGCAGTTGGAGTTATTATTGGTGCTGCATTTGGTGCCATCGTAAACTCGTTAGTATCAGATGTAATTACACCTGCATTATTAAATCCTGCTTTAAAAGCAGCTCAGGTAGAAAACCTTGCTGAACTAAAAACCGACGGAGGAATTTTATATGGTAAATTCCTTGCTGCCGTAATTAGCTTCCTTGTTATTGCTTTTGTAATCTTCCTTATGGTAAAAGGATTAAACAGCATGAAGAAAAAAGAAGAAGCTGCTCCTGCTGCTCCTGCTGGTCCAACGCAAGAAGAATTATTAACTCAAATCAGAGATTTATTAAAAAAATAA
- the ade gene encoding adenine deaminase, which yields MQLQGQIVDIQNKRIYSGEITVENGKIVSISEKQHDNKNYILPGFIDAHIHIESSMLVPSEFAKIAVLHGTVGTISDPHEIANVLGKDGVHYMIENGKKVPLKFHFGAPSCVPATFFETAGAVIDSEQIKELIAMDDIYYLSEMMNYPGVLFDDEEVLKKIAWAKHYNKPVDGHAPGLRGEPIKKYIAAGISTDHECFTYDEAAEKLSLGMKVIIREGSAAKNFEALIDLLPEHYENMMFCSDDKHPDDLIVGHINLLCARAVAKGFDVFKVLQMACVNPVKHYNMNIGLLQQNDTADFIVVEDLKNFNVLQTYINGERVAENGQSFVKHVNFETPNNFKTSKKEVSDFAIPSTATKIRVIEALEGQLITNEIHCQPKINNGNLVSDTENDVLKMAVVNRYADTKPAVAFIKNFGLKKGAIASSVAHDCHNIVVVGTSDEEICNAVNRIIENTGGICAVNGNEQKALALPVAGIMSDKNGWETGKLYQEIDAMAKELGSTLKAPFMTLSFMALLVIPDLKLSDKGLFSGKSFAFTDLEVN from the coding sequence ATGCAACTACAAGGTCAAATCGTCGACATCCAAAATAAACGCATCTACTCTGGTGAAATCACCGTAGAGAACGGAAAAATCGTTTCCATCAGCGAGAAGCAACACGACAACAAAAACTACATCCTTCCCGGTTTCATCGATGCACACATTCACATCGAAAGCTCCATGCTCGTTCCGTCGGAGTTTGCCAAAATTGCTGTGTTGCATGGAACCGTCGGCACTATATCTGACCCACACGAAATTGCCAACGTGCTGGGCAAAGACGGCGTGCACTACATGATTGAAAACGGAAAGAAAGTACCGCTTAAGTTCCATTTTGGAGCACCGTCCTGTGTGCCGGCAACGTTTTTTGAAACCGCTGGCGCCGTGATTGATTCCGAGCAAATCAAAGAACTCATAGCGATGGACGACATTTATTACCTGTCCGAAATGATGAACTATCCCGGCGTGTTGTTTGACGACGAAGAAGTACTGAAAAAAATAGCGTGGGCAAAACATTATAACAAACCGGTAGACGGTCATGCACCGGGATTGCGCGGCGAACCAATTAAAAAATACATCGCGGCAGGCATTTCTACCGACCACGAATGTTTCACCTACGACGAAGCAGCCGAAAAGTTGTCTCTAGGCATGAAAGTCATCATCCGCGAAGGCAGCGCCGCCAAAAACTTCGAAGCACTCATCGACCTGCTCCCCGAACACTACGAAAACATGATGTTCTGTTCAGACGATAAACATCCCGACGATTTGATTGTAGGACACATCAATTTGCTATGCGCGCGTGCGGTGGCAAAAGGGTTTGATGTTTTCAAAGTATTGCAAATGGCGTGCGTCAATCCGGTGAAACACTACAACATGAACATTGGTTTGCTCCAACAAAACGACACCGCCGATTTCATCGTAGTTGAAGATTTAAAAAACTTCAACGTACTGCAAACCTACATCAACGGCGAACGGGTTGCGGAAAATGGTCAATCCTTCGTAAAACACGTTAATTTTGAAACGCCAAACAATTTCAAAACTTCCAAAAAAGAAGTCAGCGATTTTGCCATACCAAGCACAGCCACCAAAATAAGAGTCATTGAAGCGTTGGAAGGACAACTCATCACCAACGAAATCCATTGCCAACCCAAAATCAATAACGGCAACTTAGTTTCCGATACCGAAAACGATGTGTTGAAAATGGCAGTAGTCAACCGATACGCCGATACGAAACCTGCCGTTGCCTTCATCAAAAACTTTGGATTAAAAAAAGGCGCCATCGCCAGTTCGGTAGCCCACGATTGCCATAACATAGTTGTAGTAGGAACATCCGACGAGGAAATTTGCAACGCGGTGAACCGCATCATCGAAAACACTGGCGGCATCTGTGCCGTAAACGGCAACGAACAAAAAGCATTGGCCTTACCCGTAGCCGGAATCATGAGCGACAAAAACGGTTGGGAAACCGGAAAACTCTATCAGGAAATCGACGCCATGGCAAAAGAATTAGGCAGCACACTAAAAGCACCCTTCATGACACTTTCCTTCATGGCATTACTCGTAATTCCTGATTTGAAACTTTCGGATAAAGGATTGTTCAGCGGAAAAAGCTTCGCGTTTACAGATTTGGAAGTAAACTAA
- a CDS encoding carboxypeptidase-like regulatory domain-containing protein, producing MTGRQTDKYMMLQVVYDYLKDTDVAVIAQMPGMAGLIDEMEGLLATVSVENQNQNRNTTGFRVEKVRMRGELTAMILDVAYCLKAYAVNVKDVVLKNEVDLKGYKIDKLREHEVVSVGKFIRKRANGLLAELSPYGITAALLADFEDAIVEYRSMIPKSRLEITNKMQSTRSIKDLLKALDVVIADMDVVVRAYRILNKGFCDLYFDNRKIITRGTRKVALQGSVVNEQGEALSKAKISIASHTIIETQTGEKGNFLFRRVPSGVWPVTFSRPGFESVTIYMAFVPQSRQEQHVVLKRQVLLEKEAM from the coding sequence ATGACCGGAAGACAAACTGATAAATATATGATGCTTCAAGTAGTGTATGATTACTTGAAAGATACGGATGTTGCTGTTATTGCCCAAATGCCTGGTATGGCTGGTTTGATTGATGAAATGGAAGGATTGCTTGCTACTGTGAGTGTTGAAAATCAAAACCAAAACCGCAATACTACGGGTTTTCGTGTTGAAAAGGTTAGAATGCGCGGTGAGCTTACGGCAATGATTCTTGATGTTGCTTATTGTTTGAAGGCGTACGCTGTGAATGTGAAAGATGTTGTTTTAAAAAATGAGGTTGACCTTAAAGGTTATAAAATTGATAAACTTAGAGAGCATGAAGTAGTAAGCGTTGGTAAATTTATTCGTAAAAGAGCGAATGGTTTGCTGGCGGAACTATCACCTTATGGAATTACTGCGGCTTTGCTTGCCGATTTTGAAGATGCTATTGTTGAGTATCGTTCTATGATTCCGAAGAGCCGACTTGAGATTACGAACAAAATGCAGAGTACGAGAAGCATTAAAGACTTGCTAAAGGCTCTTGATGTTGTTATTGCTGATATGGATGTTGTGGTTAGAGCGTATCGAATTTTGAATAAAGGTTTTTGTGATTTGTATTTTGATAACCGAAAAATTATTACTCGTGGTACGCGCAAGGTTGCGCTGCAAGGTTCGGTAGTGAATGAGCAAGGCGAAGCGCTGAGTAAAGCGAAAATAAGCATTGCGAGTCATACTATTATTGAAACTCAAACGGGTGAAAAGGGTAATTTTCTTTTCAGGCGCGTGCCGAGTGGTGTTTGGCCAGTGACGTTTAGCCGACCGGGATTTGAAAGTGTTACGATTTATATGGCGTTTGTGCCTCAGAGCCGACAGGAACAGCATGTGGTGTTGAAACGGCAGGTTTTGCTGGAGAAGGAGGCGATGTAG
- a CDS encoding thymidine kinase — MFLENTVNHKEQFGWIEVICGSMFSGKTEELIRRLRRAQFAKQKVEIFKPAIDTRYDEEMVVSHNKNEIRSTPVPAAANIRILAQGCDVVGIDEAQFFDDEIIAVCNDLANTGVRVIVAGLDMDFKGNPFGPMPALMATAEYVTKVHAVCTRTGNLAHYSFRKNDNDKLVMLGETEEYEPLSRAAYFNAMRENMIVKDAEHLSDEE; from the coding sequence ATGTTTCTCGAAAATACGGTAAATCATAAAGAACAATTTGGTTGGATAGAAGTAATCTGTGGCTCGATGTTTTCGGGAAAAACAGAAGAACTCATCCGAAGATTACGAAGAGCTCAATTTGCCAAACAAAAAGTAGAAATTTTCAAACCTGCCATCGACACACGATATGATGAAGAAATGGTAGTGTCTCACAATAAAAACGAAATCCGTTCAACGCCAGTTCCTGCGGCAGCCAATATTCGAATTTTAGCACAAGGTTGCGATGTGGTAGGCATCGATGAAGCCCAGTTTTTTGATGACGAAATCATTGCCGTTTGCAATGACTTGGCCAATACTGGAGTTCGTGTAATTGTAGCTGGTTTAGACATGGATTTCAAAGGAAACCCTTTTGGTCCAATGCCTGCGCTGATGGCTACTGCCGAATATGTTACCAAAGTACACGCCGTTTGTACCCGTACCGGAAATTTGGCACATTACAGTTTCAGAAAAAACGACAACGACAAATTGGTAATGCTGGGAGAAACCGAAGAATATGAACCGCTGAGCCGTGCTGCCTATTTTAATGCCATGCGTGAAAACATGATTGTTAAAGACGCAGAACATCTGAGCGACGAAGAATAA
- a CDS encoding aspartate-semialdehyde dehydrogenase codes for MKVAVVGATGMVGEVMLQVLAERNFPVTELIPVASEKSIGKEIEFKGKKYKVVGLQTAVDMKADVALFSAGGQTSLDWAPKFAEAGTTVIDNSSAWRMDPTKKLVVPEINAHELTKEDKIIANPNCSTIQMVMVLAPLHKKYNIKRVIVSTYQSITGTGVKAVQQLENEYAGVKGEMAYKYQIHRNAIPQCDVFEENGYTKEEMKLVRETQKIIGDKTIAVTATAIRIPVVGGHSEAVNVEFSNDFDVNEVRTILHNTDGVTVQDNLDTFTYPMPLYAQGKDDVFVGRIRRDESRENALNMWIVADNLRKGAATNTIQIAEYLVKNNLI; via the coding sequence ATGAAAGTTGCTGTTGTTGGTGCAACCGGTATGGTTGGCGAAGTAATGCTACAAGTGTTAGCTGAAAGAAATTTTCCTGTAACCGAATTAATTCCTGTGGCTTCTGAGAAATCGATTGGGAAAGAAATTGAATTCAAGGGAAAAAAGTATAAGGTCGTAGGTCTTCAAACAGCAGTGGATATGAAAGCGGATGTAGCGCTATTTTCGGCTGGTGGACAAACCTCTTTAGACTGGGCACCAAAATTTGCGGAAGCAGGAACAACCGTTATCGATAATTCGTCGGCTTGGAGAATGGACCCAACTAAAAAATTGGTAGTACCAGAAATCAATGCACACGAATTAACCAAAGAAGATAAAATCATTGCTAACCCAAACTGTTCTACCATTCAAATGGTGATGGTGTTAGCACCTTTACATAAAAAATACAACATCAAGCGCGTGATTGTTTCTACTTATCAGTCCATTACAGGAACTGGAGTAAAAGCAGTACAACAATTAGAAAACGAATATGCTGGTGTGAAAGGCGAAATGGCATACAAATACCAAATTCACCGCAATGCAATTCCTCAATGTGATGTGTTTGAAGAAAACGGATACACCAAAGAGGAAATGAAACTGGTTCGCGAAACACAAAAAATCATTGGCGACAAAACCATTGCAGTTACAGCTACGGCTATCCGTATTCCAGTAGTTGGTGGACACAGTGAAGCGGTTAATGTTGAATTTTCAAACGACTTTGATGTAAACGAAGTACGCACTATTCTTCACAATACCGATGGTGTAACTGTTCAGGACAACTTAGATACATTTACCTACCCAATGCCGTTATACGCACAAGGAAAAGACGATGTATTCGTTGGTAGAATTCGCCGTGACGAAAGCAGAGAAAACGCATTAAACATGTGGATTGTTGCTGACAACCTAAGAAAAGGCGCTGCAACTAATACTATTCAAATTGCTGAATACTTAGTAAAAAATAACCTGATTTAA
- a CDS encoding bifunctional UDP-N-acetylmuramoyl-tripeptide:D-alanyl-D-alanine ligase/alanine racemase encodes MTIAIRNIISILKANWVGKNDIAVIDSISIDSRSLQNDSHTLFFALTGPNHDAHVYIEELIAKNVQHFVVNYIPENVKDKANFLVVENTLESFQKFAAYYRSQFDFPIIGITGSNGKTIVKEWLNFLLSPDYNIIRSPKSYNSQVGVPLSILGIKEKHNLGIFEAGISTTNEMEKLQKIIQPTIGILTNIGSAHDEGFSDVGEKIKEKLKLFTNVNVLILNKHKTISCFINPKIKQFTWSSDDKSADVFISTSKIESKTMLHCTYQEETFDIEIPFQDQASVENAVHCLMLMLYFGYKPAIIHSRMKELYPMEMRLKVKTGINNCTIIDDSYSSDFQSLKIALDFLEHQKQHKKKTIILSDIFQSGLSEEELYSQVSLLIISNKIARVIAIGETISKFKRKFINSISFSNLNEFMAAYDTLEFENETILVKGARDFHFEQIVSLLEQKTHETVLEINLNAVSHNLNFYKSKLNPKTKLMVMVKAFGYGNGGFEIAKLLEHHKVDYLGVAFSDEGIALKNAGITIPIMVLNPESTSFEAIIHYNLEPEIYTIKGLKSFIKTAELKKVSQYPIHIKLDTGMHRLGFQENDIPELIELLRNTDLVKVKSILSHMATSDSLEHKDFSIAQIQLFDQLSTELKSALKINPIRHILNTSGISNFPDAQFDMVRLGIGLYGISNDDDEQKYLQNVGTLKSIISQIRTIQEGESVGYGRRFMAKKETKIATIPIGYADGISRQLGNENGYILVNNQKAPIVGSVCMDMLMVDVTNIDCKEGNTVTIFGEKPTVKELAKLLNTIPYEILTSISQRVKRIFYRE; translated from the coding sequence TTGACTATAGCCATTCGAAATATTATTTCAATACTCAAAGCAAATTGGGTGGGCAAAAACGATATTGCGGTTATCGATTCTATTTCTATCGATAGTCGCTCGCTTCAAAACGATTCTCATACTTTATTTTTTGCGCTTACTGGTCCAAATCATGATGCGCACGTTTACATTGAAGAACTTATTGCCAAAAACGTACAGCATTTTGTGGTCAACTACATTCCCGAAAATGTAAAAGACAAAGCCAATTTTCTGGTAGTTGAAAATACCTTAGAGTCGTTTCAAAAATTTGCCGCCTATTATAGAAGCCAATTTGATTTCCCGATTATTGGAATCACAGGCAGCAACGGAAAAACCATTGTAAAAGAATGGCTCAATTTCCTGCTCAGTCCAGATTATAACATCATCCGCAGTCCAAAAAGTTACAACTCTCAGGTAGGTGTGCCGTTGTCCATTCTTGGCATTAAAGAAAAACACAACTTAGGAATTTTTGAAGCCGGAATTTCCACGACCAACGAAATGGAAAAACTTCAAAAAATCATTCAACCTACTATTGGAATTTTAACCAATATCGGTTCGGCTCACGATGAAGGTTTCTCGGATGTTGGTGAAAAGATTAAAGAAAAATTAAAACTCTTTACCAACGTAAATGTTTTAATCCTCAACAAACACAAAACCATTTCGTGTTTCATCAACCCAAAAATTAAGCAATTCACTTGGTCTTCCGACGATAAAAGTGCCGATGTGTTCATCAGCACCTCAAAAATTGAAAGCAAAACCATGCTTCATTGCACCTATCAGGAAGAAACCTTTGACATCGAAATTCCGTTCCAAGACCAGGCTTCGGTTGAAAATGCGGTTCATTGTTTGATGCTAATGTTGTATTTCGGATACAAACCAGCCATCATTCATTCCCGAATGAAAGAACTGTATCCAATGGAAATGCGTTTGAAAGTAAAAACCGGAATCAACAACTGCACCATCATTGACGACAGTTACAGCTCCGATTTTCAATCACTCAAAATCGCGCTCGATTTTCTGGAACATCAAAAACAACACAAAAAGAAAACCATCATTCTTTCAGACATTTTCCAAAGTGGTTTGTCGGAAGAAGAATTATACTCTCAAGTTTCGTTACTTATTATTTCCAACAAAATAGCAAGAGTAATTGCCATCGGAGAAACCATTTCAAAATTCAAACGAAAGTTCATCAACAGCATTTCATTTTCAAATCTCAATGAATTTATGGCGGCTTATGATACTTTAGAATTTGAAAACGAAACCATTTTAGTAAAAGGTGCGCGCGATTTTCACTTTGAACAAATCGTTTCGCTCCTAGAGCAAAAAACACACGAAACGGTTTTAGAAATCAACCTGAATGCCGTGAGTCACAACCTGAATTTTTACAAATCAAAATTAAACCCAAAAACCAAATTAATGGTCATGGTAAAAGCTTTTGGTTATGGAAACGGCGGTTTCGAAATTGCCAAACTGCTCGAACATCACAAAGTAGATTATCTTGGTGTGGCTTTTTCAGATGAAGGAATTGCACTCAAAAACGCCGGAATTACAATTCCAATAATGGTTTTAAATCCCGAATCAACAAGTTTTGAAGCCATCATTCATTACAACCTTGAACCCGAAATTTATACCATCAAAGGATTAAAATCATTCATAAAAACTGCCGAGTTAAAGAAAGTAAGTCAGTATCCAATCCACATAAAACTGGATACAGGAATGCATCGTCTTGGTTTCCAGGAAAATGACATCCCCGAACTTATTGAACTACTTCGCAATACCGATTTGGTAAAAGTAAAAAGCATTTTGTCACACATGGCAACCAGCGACAGCTTGGAGCACAAAGATTTTTCAATCGCTCAAATTCAATTGTTCGACCAATTGTCTACAGAATTAAAATCGGCTTTAAAAATAAACCCTATTCGTCATATTTTAAACACATCCGGAATTTCAAACTTCCCCGATGCCCAATTTGATATGGTTCGCCTTGGTATTGGTTTATACGGAATTTCTAACGACGACGACGAGCAAAAATATCTGCAAAACGTGGGTACTTTAAAATCCATCATCTCACAAATCAGAACCATTCAAGAAGGCGAAAGCGTGGGTTATGGCAGACGATTTATGGCTAAAAAAGAAACCAAGATTGCCACCATTCCAATTGGTTATGCCGATGGAATTTCAAGACAACTAGGAAACGAAAACGGCTATATTCTAGTCAACAACCAAAAAGCGCCAATCGTTGGCAGTGTTTGCATGGACATGCTGATGGTAGACGTAACCAATATTGATTGCAAAGAAGGAAACACCGTTACCATCTTTGGCGAAAAACCAACCGTCAAAGAACTGGCAAAACTTTTAAACACAATCCCCTATGAAATACTAACCAGTATTTCCCAAAGAGTAAAACGAATATTTTACAGAGAATAA
- the rsmI gene encoding 16S rRNA (cytidine(1402)-2'-O)-methyltransferase: MGKLFLVPTPIGNLDDMTFRAIQVLKEVDLILAEDTRTSGKLLKHFDIATHMHSHHMHNEHKTVENIIKRLQAGENIALISDAGTPAISDPGFLLTRACVESNIAVECLPGATAFVPALVNSGLPNDRFVFEGFLPEKKGRQTRFLALAEETRSMIFYVSPHKLVKTLAEYVQYFGEDRPVSVSRELSKLHEETVRGTAVEVLKHFEAKAPKGEIVVVVGGKSLK; encoded by the coding sequence ATGGGTAAACTTTTCCTAGTTCCAACGCCGATAGGCAATCTTGATGACATGACTTTTAGAGCGATTCAGGTTTTAAAAGAAGTAGATTTAATATTAGCCGAAGACACGCGAACGAGCGGAAAACTCCTGAAACATTTTGACATCGCTACGCATATGCACAGCCATCATATGCACAATGAGCACAAAACCGTTGAGAACATTATCAAACGCCTGCAAGCCGGTGAAAACATTGCGCTGATTAGCGATGCGGGTACGCCTGCTATTTCCGATCCTGGATTTTTATTGACGCGTGCTTGTGTTGAGAGCAATATTGCGGTGGAATGCTTGCCTGGTGCTACGGCTTTTGTTCCGGCATTGGTGAACAGTGGTTTGCCTAACGACCGTTTTGTTTTTGAAGGTTTCCTGCCGGAGAAGAAAGGAAGACAAACCCGATTCTTAGCTTTAGCCGAAGAAACCCGAAGCATGATTTTTTATGTATCGCCACACAAACTGGTGAAGACTTTAGCGGAATACGTTCAGTATTTTGGTGAAGACCGACCGGTTTCGGTATCGCGGGAGTTATCCAAACTGCATGAAGAAACGGTGCGCGGTACTGCTGTCGAAGTTTTAAAACACTTTGAAGCAAAAGCTCCGAAAGGGGAAATTGTTGTGGTTGTTGGTGGGAAAAGTTTAAAATAA
- a CDS encoding cytochrome-c peroxidase: MIRVLVIVMVFIFCSSCSEDSKYVPISQATPIISLPETPYGYSNVNLPPHFTTNDGGAFNSSVNGIDNTPSDNPITDAGATLGRVLFYDTNLSQNRTIACGSCHRQELAFTDSPVRSLGFNQVPTRRNSMPLVNQKFYNRGRFFWDERAVSLEDQVLQPIVDHNEMGLTESEIIQRISERPFYSNLFLQAFGSVGITNDRISKALAQFIRSIVSTHSKYDDGRAQVTTRLIPFPNFTPSENLGKELFLKTVAQGGAGCINCHTTEAFVSVNSGPKNNGLDLVSTDDFGAFETFPANNNLNGAFKIPTLRNISLGSPYMHDGRFQTLLQVVEHYNSGVKNHQNLSPFLKGLDGNPQQLNLTQEQKAALVAFLYTLTDPNILSNSKWSDPFINQHL; the protein is encoded by the coding sequence ATGATAAGAGTTTTAGTAATAGTGATGGTTTTTATTTTTTGTTCTTCTTGTTCAGAAGACAGTAAATATGTGCCAATATCACAGGCAACTCCGATTATCTCACTTCCTGAAACGCCTTATGGTTATTCGAATGTAAACTTACCACCTCATTTCACTACCAATGATGGAGGCGCTTTTAACAGCTCGGTAAACGGTATTGATAATACGCCAAGCGATAATCCCATTACGGATGCTGGTGCTACTTTAGGGAGAGTTCTTTTTTATGATACTAATTTGAGTCAGAACAGAACTATTGCCTGCGGAAGTTGTCATCGTCAGGAGCTTGCTTTTACTGATTCTCCTGTTCGTAGTTTGGGTTTTAATCAAGTTCCTACCAGAAGGAATTCGATGCCATTGGTTAATCAAAAATTTTATAACCGCGGTCGCTTTTTTTGGGATGAAAGAGCTGTATCTCTTGAAGACCAAGTTTTACAACCTATTGTAGACCACAACGAAATGGGTTTAACAGAATCAGAGATTATTCAAAGAATTTCTGAACGACCATTTTATAGTAATTTATTTTTACAGGCATTTGGTTCTGTGGGAATAACCAATGACAGAATTTCAAAAGCATTGGCACAATTCATCAGAAGTATTGTCAGCACGCATAGCAAATATGACGATGGTAGAGCGCAAGTGACAACAAGGCTAATCCCATTTCCTAATTTTACGCCATCGGAAAATTTAGGAAAAGAATTGTTTCTGAAAACCGTTGCTCAAGGTGGTGCAGGTTGTATTAATTGTCATACCACAGAAGCTTTTGTGAGTGTTAATTCGGGACCAAAAAACAACGGATTGGATTTGGTTTCAACCGATGACTTTGGTGCTTTTGAAACATTTCCTGCGAATAACAATCTGAACGGCGCTTTTAAAATTCCAACGTTGCGGAATATTTCTTTGGGAAGTCCTTATATGCATGATGGACGATTTCAAACGTTACTGCAAGTTGTGGAACATTATAACAGCGGTGTCAAAAACCATCAAAATTTATCGCCTTTTTTGAAAGGACTCGATGGGAATCCGCAGCAGTTAAATTTAACTCAGGAACAAAAAGCCGCTTTGGTAGCTTTTCTTTATACACTAACCGACCCCAATATTTTGAGTAACAGTAAGTGGTCTGATCCTTTTATAAACCAGCATCTTTAA